Part of the Rhodohalobacter sp. SW132 genome is shown below.
CAGGGACACGAAGGCTTCGTGAAGCAAGCAGAAAACTAATCATTCGTCAAAGTACCGGTAAAAAATCTCATCTTTTTCCAATCTGACGGATTGAAACCGAACCGATTACGGTTATCAAGCCAACCAAAGATTCTACTGTATGAAAAAGAATATTATTGTTATCGGAAGCGGATTTGGCGGACTGGCTACCGCTTCAAGACTACTTTCCAAAGGTCACAACGTAACTCTCTACGAAAAACGTGATAAGCCGGGCGGACGTGCTTACGTCTATGAAATGGATGGATTTAAATTTGATGGCGGTCCAACCGTAATTACCGCTCCATTTATGTTCGATGATATTTTCGCAGAAGCCGGAAAGAAGCGAGAGGATTATATCACGTTTGTTCCCTGTGATCCTTTTTACCGGATATTTGATCACCATGGAAAAAGTTTTGATTACAATAACGATCACGAGTTTACTCTGAACGAGATTCGGAAAAGGAGCCCGGAAGACGCAATTGGTTACGAGAAATTCCTGGGTACCACCAAAGCAATTTTTCAGAAAGGTTTTGTAGAACTTGCAGATACCCCGTTCCTGAAATTTACGGATATGCTTAAAGTGGCACCGGACCTCATCAGGCTGCAGTCATACAAATCGGTCTATAAATACGTCTCTCAGTATATTGAAGATGAATTTCTGAGGCGCTGTTTCTCTTTTCATCCGCTGCTGGTGGGCGGAAATCCATTTGACACCACTTCCATTTATGCGATGATTCACTATCTCGAAAGAGAGTGGGGTGTACACTATGCCATGGGCGGAACAGGTGCTATCGTAGATGCAATGGTGAACCTGATTGAAGAACAAGGGGGAAAAATTCATCTCAATTCAGAAATTGATGAAATCCTGGTTGAAAACGGTAAAGCCGCCGGTATCAGGTTAAAAGATGGTGAAAATGTAAAAGCGGATGTGGTTGTATCTAATGCAGATGTGGCATTTACGTACAAAAACCTGATCGATAAAAAACACCGAAAGAAATATACCGATCGAAAAATAGAACGTACAAAATACAGTATGTCGCTATTTGTGATCTACTTTGGAACCAAGAAACGATACACCGATTCAGGACTGGCTCATCACAACATTATCCTTGGGGAACGCTACAAAGGATTGTTAAGTGATATCTTCCACAAGAAACATCTGTCAGATGATTTTTCTCTCTATCTCCACATGCCTACGATTACCGATCCGTCGATGGCGCCGGAAGGACATGAAGGTTTCTACGTCCTTTCCCCGGTTCCGCACCTCGATAGCGGGACCGATTGGAACGAGATGGCTCCAAAATACCGGGATGCCATAATGCAGTTTCTGGAAGAGAACTACCTGCCGGACCTGCAAGAGAATATCGTTGCGGAACACTACATCGATCCGCTTCACTTCCAGGATACGTTGAACAGCTACAAAGGTTCTGCATTTTCGGTTGAGCCACTGCTTACTCAATCTGCGTGGTTTCGTCCGCATAACCGCAGCGAAGATGTTGAAGATCTCTATTTCGTAGGAGCTGGAACACATCCCGGGGCAGGTCTTCCGGGTGTGCTCTCTTCAGCTAAAATTGCAGAAAATTTGATTGGGGACGCATAATCTTATTCAATCATGAATAAATTTTCAGGACTCTTTAACAAGTAACTGACACTGCAGCTCTATTTTTCAAAATTATATGTATGGAGAAGTATAAATGGGCACCCAGTTGATAATTCTGGAAAATTCCTCTGTATAGCTGCAATAAAAATCGAAAATGAAAAAAGCCGGATCTAACTGAATAGAATCCGGCTTTGTAATGCTTTAAAATTTCGTTCAGAATCTTACTTCTGAAGTGATTCCTGAAGTTTATCCCAATCAGCGAGAAAGCGTTCCAGGCCGCTGTCTGTCAATGGATGCTTCAGTAACTGCTCAATCACGTTCAGCGGCATGGTTGCAACGTCAGCACCCATACGTGCAGACTCAAGGAAGTGCATCGGGTGACGAATACTCGCTGCAAGTATTTCAGTCTCGATCGCGTAATTATCGAAAATCAACCGAATGTCAGCGATAAGCTGCATTCCGTCAGTTGAGATGTCGTCGAGACGACCAATAAAAGGCGAGATGTATGTTGCTCCTGCTTTGGCAGCAATCAGCGCCTGTGAAGCAGAAAAACAAAGTGTGCAGTTTGTTTTGATTCCCTCATCTGAAAATGTTTTAATTGCTTTGATACCATCTTTGATCAATGGCACTTTCACAACCACGTTGTCGGCAATATCAGCAATCCTTCTTCCCTCTTCTACAATTTCGCTGTATTCCGTTGAAATCACTTCTGCTGAAACATCTCCTTCTACAATGTTACAGATTTTAGCAATGTGCCCTTCAAAATCCTCAACTCCAATTTTCATGCAGAGGCTTGGATTTGTCGTCACACCATCCAACACGCCAAGATCATTGGCTTCCTCGATTTCATTAAGGTCGGCTGTGTCTATAAAAAATTTCATTATGTACGTTTATTTCGTTAGCGTTCGTTATGAAAATACAAGATTTTATCGGCAATTTGATATCTTTTTTTTTCAGTAGAGTGCTGTTTTAGTATTTTAGATGTAAACCATAAAATATTTGAAGATTGAGTTATGAAAAAATCAGGAAAAGGATTTTTAATCGGACTATTAACAGGTATAACGGCCGGATCAGTTTTTGCACTACTGTATGCACCCGATACAGGGAAAAACACACGCGGCAGAATTTCTTATCGTTTGAATTTCTACATCGACGAATTGAAATCGCTGATTGAGCAGCTGA
Proteins encoded:
- a CDS encoding phytoene desaturase, which codes for MKKNIIVIGSGFGGLATASRLLSKGHNVTLYEKRDKPGGRAYVYEMDGFKFDGGPTVITAPFMFDDIFAEAGKKREDYITFVPCDPFYRIFDHHGKSFDYNNDHEFTLNEIRKRSPEDAIGYEKFLGTTKAIFQKGFVELADTPFLKFTDMLKVAPDLIRLQSYKSVYKYVSQYIEDEFLRRCFSFHPLLVGGNPFDTTSIYAMIHYLEREWGVHYAMGGTGAIVDAMVNLIEEQGGKIHLNSEIDEILVENGKAAGIRLKDGENVKADVVVSNADVAFTYKNLIDKKHRKKYTDRKIERTKYSMSLFVIYFGTKKRYTDSGLAHHNIILGERYKGLLSDIFHKKHLSDDFSLYLHMPTITDPSMAPEGHEGFYVLSPVPHLDSGTDWNEMAPKYRDAIMQFLEENYLPDLQENIVAEHYIDPLHFQDTLNSYKGSAFSVEPLLTQSAWFRPHNRSEDVEDLYFVGAGTHPGAGLPGVLSSAKIAENLIGDA
- the fsa gene encoding fructose-6-phosphate aldolase, which gives rise to MKFFIDTADLNEIEEANDLGVLDGVTTNPSLCMKIGVEDFEGHIAKICNIVEGDVSAEVISTEYSEIVEEGRRIADIADNVVVKVPLIKDGIKAIKTFSDEGIKTNCTLCFSASQALIAAKAGATYISPFIGRLDDISTDGMQLIADIRLIFDNYAIETEILAASIRHPMHFLESARMGADVATMPLNVIEQLLKHPLTDSGLERFLADWDKLQESLQK
- a CDS encoding YtxH domain-containing protein, whose translation is MKKSGKGFLIGLLTGITAGSVFALLYAPDTGKNTRGRISYRLNFYIDELKSLIEQLKDEQEKIKSQAKQDSDKVIEDAKMRADGLIKEAESLLDNIEKSGK